The Terriglobales bacterium genomic interval AACTTCTATCCCGAGGACATGACGAAAGCGGAATTCGAGTCCTGGACAAAGGGTCTCCCCGCAGATCAGCGCGAGCAGGCGGAAGGCTTCTTTACTGTGATTCGACGCAACGCATCGCGCAAACTCACGATCGTGTCTTACAGCCAGGAATATCGCGCCGATCTGGAACGTGCGGCAGCGCTGCTGAAGGAAGCCGCTGCGCTCACCGATAACGCAACTCTCAAGAAGTTCCTTGAGACGCGTGCAGCAGCATTCCTCTCCAACGACTATTACGAGAGCGACCTGGCATGGATGGACTTGGATGCTCCCCTCGACATCACGGTCGGTCCTTACGAAACCTATAACGACGAAATCTTCGGCTACAAGGCGGCGTACGAGGCATACGTAAATGTCCGCGACGAGCAGGAGTCGGCGAAGTTGGCTTCGTTTTCTGAAAATCTGCAGGAGATCGAGAACAACCTTCCTGAAGACCCGCAATACCGGAATCCCAAACTGGGAGCGTCGTCACCGATCCGCGTCGTGAACCAGGTCTTTTCGGCGGGCGACGGAAACCACGGCGTGCAGACCGCAGCCTACAATCTTCCCAACGACGATCGCGTGATTCAGCAGAAGGGAAGCAAGCGCGTAATGCTGAAGAACGTGCAGGAGGCGAAGTTTCGCAGCGTTCTGCAGCCGATTGCTGCAGAGGTGCTGCCTGAGGCAGATCGTCAGTATCTCGACTTCGAGTCGTTCTTCACCCACATTCTTGCGCACGAGCTTACCCACGGGATTGGACCGCACCAGATCACGATCAACGGTCGCAGTACCAATCCGCGGCTCGAGCTGAAGGAACTCTACAGCGCGATCGAAGAAGCCAAGGCCGACATCACAGGATTGTTCGCTCTGCAATTCCTGATGGACCACGACAGCCCCAGCGTTTCCCACGGTGAAGACGCCGAGCGCAAACTCTACACGACATTTCTCGCTTCATCATTCCGCACATTACGGTTCGGGCTGAAGGAGGCTCACGCGCGCGGCATGGCGATTCAGGTGAATTATCTGCTGGACAAAGGTGGTTTCAGGGCTAATCCGGACGGAACGTTTGCGGTTGACTTCAGCAAAATCAAGCAGGCCGTAAGCGATCTGGATCGGGAGTTCCTCACCATCGAGGCCACAGGAGACTACGTACGCGCAAAGAAGATGCTGGACACGCTTGGGGTGATTCGTCCCGAGGTGCAGCGCGCCCTCGACCGGCTCACGCATATTCCCACGGACATCGAGCCAATCTTCGTGACCGCGAATCGCATCGCGCCACCACAAGCAAACGAGCCGGGAGCTGAGCCGGCGACGCTGAGGCACTGAGCCGATTCCCAAAATGATCAAGCAAGTCACAATCGTCGGCACTGGTCTCATCGGCGGATCGCTGGGGTTGTGTTTGCGCCATAAGGGCATCCGAGTCATCGGCTCCGACAAGCAGCGTGTGCTGGCAAAAGCCGAGCAGATGGGAGCCATCGACACGGGCGTTGAAAATCCTGCGCGAGCCTGCGTTGGCAGCGACATAGTAATTCTTGCGGCGAATGTGGGCGGGATCATTGATTCAATTGAGAACCTTGGGCCCATGCTTCCGCGAAATGTGCTGCTCACAGATGTGGGTAGTACCAAAGTCGAGATTGTTAAGCGTGCGCGATCTGTCTTCGGTGCCAGCGCGAATTCGCGATTCCTTGGTGGCCATCCCATGTCGGGCAAGGAGCATTCCGGGATCGAGAACGCCGATCGCGCTTTGTTCTCAGGCTCAACGTGGATCTTTACAGTGGACGGAGAAAACGTCGGCGATCTGGCTCACGAGTACATCACGCTGATTGCGTCGCTCAACACGCATATCATTCATCTCTCCGCGGAGCAGCACGATCGCCTGGTGGCATGGACCAGTCACCTGCCGCAGATGCTCTCAACGGCCTTCGCTGCCACACTTCAGGACGAGGCGGAGTTGGAACAGAAAGCCCACGTCACACGAAAGCAGATGCAAGAGGTCGGTGGGCGCGCCCTGCGCGAGATGACCCGCATAGCCGCAAGCCCGTATTCCATGTGGCGCGATATCGCGTTGACCAACGCTGGAAATATTGAAGACGCGCTTCTAAAGCTGGAGCAGCGGCTAACCCACATCCGAGAAAATCTACGCACGCCCGAGCTGCGTGCAGAGTTCGAGCGCGCAGCACGATTTAAGAAGCCGGACTAACCACGGAGACACGGAGGCACGGAGAAAACCAAGCGGAAGTCGGTTTGCGGCGCTTGTG includes:
- a CDS encoding prephenate dehydrogenase/arogenate dehydrogenase family protein, whose product is MIKQVTIVGTGLIGGSLGLCLRHKGIRVIGSDKQRVLAKAEQMGAIDTGVENPARACVGSDIVILAANVGGIIDSIENLGPMLPRNVLLTDVGSTKVEIVKRARSVFGASANSRFLGGHPMSGKEHSGIENADRALFSGSTWIFTVDGENVGDLAHEYITLIASLNTHIIHLSAEQHDRLVAWTSHLPQMLSTAFAATLQDEAELEQKAHVTRKQMQEVGGRALREMTRIAASPYSMWRDIALTNAGNIEDALLKLEQRLTHIRENLRTPELRAEFERAARFKKPD